One window of Papaver somniferum cultivar HN1 chromosome 9, ASM357369v1, whole genome shotgun sequence genomic DNA carries:
- the LOC113314360 gene encoding MLP-like protein 43 has translation MKIAAGASHEVTLKDKIVATDDETRTLSIRIIDGDLLCMYPKFEYTLTVTPVVTQRREQSSLLKLSVEYEKKNEDVPPPHEYMELATSLYRAIAGHLANNA, from the exons ATGAAAATTGCTGCAG GAGCTTCGCATGAGGTAACGCTGAAGGATAAGATTGTAGCGACGGACGATGAAACCAGGACTCTTAGTATCCGTATCATCGACGGAGACCTCTTGTGTATGTATCCAAAGTTTGAATACACATTGACCGTAACTCCAGTAGTTACACAACGACGTGAGCAAAGCAGCTTGTTGAAGTTGTCCGTAGAGtatgagaaaaaaaatgaagatgtCCCTCCTCCACATGAGTATATGGAGTTGGCAACTTCTCTGTACAGAGCCATTGCTGGCCACCTTGCCAACAATGCTTAA